Genomic window (Wenzhouxiangella marina):
CAGCGGCTATTTCCGAAGCTTCAGTCAGGTCGTTGGTGACCGGCTCTGGGGCTATCACAAGCCGATCATGATCGCCGGTGGCAGCGGCATGATTCGTGATGAACTGACGCACAAGCTCCCGCTCTCGCCAGGGGATCGAATCATCGTCCTCGGCGGACCCGCCATGCTGATCGGCCTGGGAGGCGGAGCGGCGTCTTCGATGAGTTCGGGCCAGTCCGATGAGGACCTGGATTTCGCCTCCGTCCAGCGCGGCAATCCGGAAATGCAGCGGCGCTGCCAGGAAGTCATCGACCGCTGCTGGGCTCGAGGGGTCGCGAACCCGATCAAGTCCCTGCACGATGTCGGTGCCGGCGGCCTGTCCAATGCCATTCCAGAGTTGCTCGACGACGGTGGCGTCGGCGGAGAATTGGATCTGCGAAAGGTGCCCAGCGCGGACAGTGGCCTGTCGCCGATGGCGATCTGGTGCAACGAGTCCCAGGAGCGCTATGTCCTGGCCGTGGCGCCTGAGCGACTGGACGATTTTGCCGCCCTGTGCGAGCGCGAGCGCTGCCCCTGGGCCGACCTCGGTCCGGCCACGGAGGATCGGCGCCTGCGCCTCCTCGACACGCTGCGCGACGAGACCGTGGTCGACATGCCGCTGGCGACCCTGCTCGGCCGTCCGCCGAGCATGCATCGCCAGGCCCTGAGCCTTGCCGTGCCCAGAGCAGGCGGGGGGCTGAACGGAATCACCCTGGACGAAGCGCTGGATCGGGTGCTGGCCCTTCCCGCGGTCGGATCCAAGCAGTTCCTGATCACCATCGGCGATCGTAGCGTCGGTGGTCTGACGGCTCGCGATCAGATGGTCGGCCCCTGGCAATTGCCGGTCTCCGACTGCGCCATCAACCTGCTCGACTACCGCCACTATCACGGCACGGCCATGGCCATGGGCGAGCGCACGCCCCTGGCCATCACCGATCCCGCCGCCTCGGTGCGCATGGCCGTGGGCGAGGCGCTTTGCAACCTGGCCGGGGTCGCGATCGCGAAGCGTGATCGAATCAAGCTGTCCGCCAACTGGATGGCGGCGGCCGGCGCGCCGGGCCAGGATGCGGCCCTGCGCGAGGCCGTCGAAGCGGTCAGCGCCTTCTGTCAGGCACTCGATCTTTCGATTCCCGTCGGCAAGGACTCCCTGTCCATGCAGACGATCTGGAACGATGGCGAAGACGAGCAGCGCATGATCGCCCCCGTGTCCCTGATCGTTTCCGCCTTCTCGCCGGTGGCCGATGTCCGGCAGCACCGGACTCCCGAGCTTCAGCGAGACGTCGGACCCACGCGCCTGATCCTGCTCGAAGGCGGCGCGCGACGCCTGGGCGGCTCCAGCCTGGCGCAGGTCTTCGAGCGTCCCCTGGGCGAAGTGCCCGATGTCGATCGGCCGGAGCAGCTGGCGCAGCTGTTCGATGCCGCACAGACCCTGCTGGCCGAAGACCGCATTCTGGCCATACACGATCGATCCGACGGTGGGTTGCTGGTGACGGTGCTGGAGATGGCACTGGCCGGGCATTGCGGTGTCAGTCTCGACCTCGAGGCCGGTGACGAGGCCGCGATGCTCGCCGAGTGCTTCAACGAGGAGCTCGGCCTGGTGATGCAGCTTCGCGAGGCGGACCTCGAGGGGGTGCTGGCACGATTGGCCGAAGCAGCGCCGGCCCTGCGCGCCCGCGAGATCGGCCGGGTGAACAACGGCGATACCCTGGTCGTTCGCGGCCAGGGCCGGGACTGGCTCCGCCGGCGCCTGCCCGACCTACATCAGGCCTGGGCGGCCACGAGTCACCGGATGCAGGCCCTCCGGGATCACCCGGACTGCGCCGATGAAGAGCATGCGGCCCGAGCCGACTGGGCAAGCCCCGGCCTGTCGCCGCAGCTGAGTTTCGAGCTGGAAAGCGCCCCGGCGGTCCATGGCGGCGCTCGTCCGCGCGTGGCCATCCTGCGCGAGCAGGGGGTGAATGGGCAGCGCGAGATGGCCTGGGCCTTCATGCAGGCCGGCTTCGAGGCCGTCGACGTGCACATGAGCGATCTGGCCGCCGGCCGGCAGCGCCTGTCGGATTTCCAGGGCCTGGCTGCCTGCGGTGGCTTTTCCTTCGGTGACGTGCTGGGTGCCGGGCAGGGCTGGGCGCGCTCGATCCTGTTCAACGAGGATCTGGCCGAACAGTTTTCCGCCTTCTTCTCCGATTCCGGGCGTTTTGCCCTCGGGGTCTGCAACGGTTGTCAGATGCTGGCCTCGCTGAAGTCGATCATTCCGGGCGCCGAGGCCTGGCCGAGCTTCGTCCACAATCGCTCGCGCCAGTTCGAAGCGCGTCTGAGCCTGGTCGGCATCGAGGACTCGCCCTCGCTGTTCTTCGCCGGCATGGCGGGCTCCCGTCTGCCGGTCGCCACGGCCCATGGCGAGGGCCGCGCGGATTTCACCGACGGTGATCTGGCCTCGGCCGCGGTGGCGGTGCGCTACGTTCAGCCCGATGGCCAGGCGGCCGTGCAGTACCCGGCCAATCCGAATGGTTCGCCCGACGGCGTCACCGGCTTGTGCAACCTGGACGGGCGTGTGACCATCCTGATGCCGCATCCCGAGCGACTCCTGCGCCGGGTGAATTTCTCCTGGGCACCTGCCGAGTGGGGCGAGCGTTCGCCCTGGATGCGGATGTTCGAAAACGCCAGGCGCTGGCTCGGCTGAGCCTGGACCTTCCGGAGGTTTCGATGAGCGACGACCCCAAGACCCCGAAAGAAGAATCATCGAGCGGCAGCAACCCCGTGCGGGAGATGTTCCTGCTCGCCGCGCTCTATCTTCCATTGGGCTTCTTTCTCTGGTTCTTTGCGGCCAGCCTGCTGATGCTGCCGGCTCGGCTGGTCTCCCAGTTCCTGCTGGGGCTGCTGCATGCCGACATCTTCGAGCGGATCTTCCAGGCCGATTTCTACTTCGAGATCCAGACCGCCATCGCGGTGCCGAATCCGGAAGGCGGCGAGGCCCTGCTGCTGACCTGGGACGTCAACCCGATGATCTACGCCTGGGGCATGGCCCTGCTGTTCGGCTTGACCATGGCCACGCCGATGACGGTCAAGCGCCGACTCCTGCAGATGCTGATCGGCTTTTCCGTCGTGACCCTGGTGACCGTCTGGGGCGTGTACTGGGAGGTCTGGAAGGACCTGGCCTTCATGTGGAGCCAGCAGTTCCCGGCCCAGGTCGTGCCGCTGGTCGAGGCCAGTGTCTACACGCCGACCATGATCGCGCTGTTCTACCAGCTCGGATACCTGATGTTTCCGGCCGTCGTGCCGCTGGCGACCTGGATCCTGCTGAATCGGCGCTTCATCGAAACCGAAGTGGTTCGCCATTCCGGCTGAACCGAATGGCCCGATCGACGGTCTGTTACTTTCGTAATGGGTGACCGATACTGTGCGGTGACTCTCATCACGACCCCTTGAGCGAGCATGGAAACACAATCGATTTCAGCGTCCGACGAGACCGAACTGCTACCCAGCGTGGGTGATCACCTGGAGGACCGGGCCGCCGAGCTGTGCGATCTGATGGTCGAGCAGGGGCGCTTGAAGTCCGAGGACTTGAGCCGAGCCCGCGCCTATCGCGAGCAGCATGGCGGCAATCTGCTGACCCTGCTGGTGCGCCTGGGTCTGGTCTCCGAACGCGATCTGGCCCGCGCCCAGTCCGAGCTGATGGGTATCGAGCTGATCAGCGACAAGGACTACCCCGAGGACGCGCCGGAGATCGACACCATCTCGCTGCGCTACATGAAGCAGCAGCACCTCGTGCCGATCCGGGTCGACGAGGGCCAGGTCGAGATCGTGATGGCCGATCCGCAGGACCAGTTCGCGCTCAAGGCTCTCGAGATGGCCACCGGCCGGACCGTGGTGCCCCGGGTGGGTGTCACTTCCGAAATCGACAACACGATCGAGCGCTACTTCGGCGGCGGCAAGAGCGCCATGGGCCAGATCGCCGAGTCCCTGGGCTCGGAAGGCGAGGGCGAGGACGAGGAAGACGTCGAGCATCTGCGCGACCTTGCGTCCGAGGCGCCCGTCATTCGCCTGGTCAACCTGATCCTCCAGCGCGCCGTCGAGTCGCGCGCCTCGGACATTCACATCGAACCCTTCGAGAACCGCCTCAAGGTGCGCTATCGCATCGACGGCGTGCTGCAGGAAGTCGAGGCACCCCCGGCGCGTTCGACCGCGGCCGTCATTTCCCGCGTCAAGATCATGGCGCGCCTGAACATCGCCGAGCGACGCCTGCCGCAGGACGGTCGCATCATGCACCGGGTCGGCGGCAAGGAGCTCGACCTGCGTGTCTCGACCGTGCCGACCGCCCACGGCGAGTCGGTGGTCATGCGTATCCTCGATCGCGAGGCCGTGGTGCTGGACTTCTCGAGCCTGGGCTTCGCGGAGGATTCGCGCAAGACCTTCATCAAGGCCCTGGAGATGCCGCACGGCATCATCCTGGTCACGGGCCCGACCGGTTCGGGCAAGACGACCACCCTGTACACGGCCCTGAGCCAGCTCAATACGCCGGAACGCAAGATCATCACCGTGGAAGACCCGATCGAGTACCAGATCGAAGGCATCAACCAGATCCAGGCCAAGGCCTCGATCGGGCTCGATTTCGCCGGCGCCCTGCGCTCCATCGTCCGCCAGGACCCGGACGTGATCATGATCGGTGAAATGCGTGACCTCGAGACTGCGCGGATCGCCATCCAGTCCGCCCTGACCGGTCACCTCGTGCTCTCGACCCTGCACACGAATGACGCGGCCGGTGGCATCACGCGAATGCTCGACATGGGCGTGGAGGACTACCTGCTGACCTCGACGGTCAACGCGATCATGGCCCAGCGCCTGGTCCGCCGCCTCGACGAGGAGACCCGCGAGGCCTACGAAGTGCTGCCCGA
Coding sequences:
- the purL gene encoding phosphoribosylformylglycinamidine synthase; this encodes MFLLGQDALPAFRRRQLEEEFSQRQRAECRLEVRELVLIDCDRAPTATQQERLEALLHARIWQRPAVPEGAALILPRPGVLSPWATRAGDIIRHCGLGDFSRLEHGLWVEARQNGQAVDPDAELLARLHDRMTQVVLPPDSDLSAWLTGQSPAPLAHVRLGGDPHAALADSNRTLGLALSDGEIDYLVEAYSAMGRDPTDAELMMFAQANSEHCRHKIFNASWDVDGQAREPSLFKLIRQTHAATPQGTRVAYDDNAAIMEGFDAELLLTDIDQPGYRVERATLHAQIKVETHNHPTAISPDPGAATGSGGEIRDEAATGRGARPIAALAGFSVSDLKIPGAVQPWENAPDQPGRMASACQIMLEGPIGAARFNNEFGRPALSGYFRSFSQVVGDRLWGYHKPIMIAGGSGMIRDELTHKLPLSPGDRIIVLGGPAMLIGLGGGAASSMSSGQSDEDLDFASVQRGNPEMQRRCQEVIDRCWARGVANPIKSLHDVGAGGLSNAIPELLDDGGVGGELDLRKVPSADSGLSPMAIWCNESQERYVLAVAPERLDDFAALCERERCPWADLGPATEDRRLRLLDTLRDETVVDMPLATLLGRPPSMHRQALSLAVPRAGGGLNGITLDEALDRVLALPAVGSKQFLITIGDRSVGGLTARDQMVGPWQLPVSDCAINLLDYRHYHGTAMAMGERTPLAITDPAASVRMAVGEALCNLAGVAIAKRDRIKLSANWMAAAGAPGQDAALREAVEAVSAFCQALDLSIPVGKDSLSMQTIWNDGEDEQRMIAPVSLIVSAFSPVADVRQHRTPELQRDVGPTRLILLEGGARRLGGSSLAQVFERPLGEVPDVDRPEQLAQLFDAAQTLLAEDRILAIHDRSDGGLLVTVLEMALAGHCGVSLDLEAGDEAAMLAECFNEELGLVMQLREADLEGVLARLAEAAPALRAREIGRVNNGDTLVVRGQGRDWLRRRLPDLHQAWAATSHRMQALRDHPDCADEEHAARADWASPGLSPQLSFELESAPAVHGGARPRVAILREQGVNGQREMAWAFMQAGFEAVDVHMSDLAAGRQRLSDFQGLAACGGFSFGDVLGAGQGWARSILFNEDLAEQFSAFFSDSGRFALGVCNGCQMLASLKSIIPGAEAWPSFVHNRSRQFEARLSLVGIEDSPSLFFAGMAGSRLPVATAHGEGRADFTDGDLASAAVAVRYVQPDGQAAVQYPANPNGSPDGVTGLCNLDGRVTILMPHPERLLRRVNFSWAPAEWGERSPWMRMFENARRWLG
- a CDS encoding exosortase H-associated membrane protein, with protein sequence MSDDPKTPKEESSSGSNPVREMFLLAALYLPLGFFLWFFAASLLMLPARLVSQFLLGLLHADIFERIFQADFYFEIQTAIAVPNPEGGEALLLTWDVNPMIYAWGMALLFGLTMATPMTVKRRLLQMLIGFSVVTLVTVWGVYWEVWKDLAFMWSQQFPAQVVPLVEASVYTPTMIALFYQLGYLMFPAVVPLATWILLNRRFIETEVVRHSG
- the gspE gene encoding type II secretion system ATPase GspE — protein: METQSISASDETELLPSVGDHLEDRAAELCDLMVEQGRLKSEDLSRARAYREQHGGNLLTLLVRLGLVSERDLARAQSELMGIELISDKDYPEDAPEIDTISLRYMKQQHLVPIRVDEGQVEIVMADPQDQFALKALEMATGRTVVPRVGVTSEIDNTIERYFGGGKSAMGQIAESLGSEGEGEDEEDVEHLRDLASEAPVIRLVNLILQRAVESRASDIHIEPFENRLKVRYRIDGVLQEVEAPPARSTAAVISRVKIMARLNIAERRLPQDGRIMHRVGGKELDLRVSTVPTAHGESVVMRILDREAVVLDFSSLGFAEDSRKTFIKALEMPHGIILVTGPTGSGKTTTLYTALSQLNTPERKIITVEDPIEYQIEGINQIQAKASIGLDFAGALRSIVRQDPDVIMIGEMRDLETARIAIQSALTGHLVLSTLHTNDAAGGITRMLDMGVEDYLLTSTVNAIMAQRLVRRLDEETREAYEVLPEVVKELGLDKLTDASPVRMYHPGSSEACPTGYRGRTGIHEILIISEEIRRMVMKHATSTEIERQARTEGMRTMYEDGLLKALQGVTSAEEVLRVTQEA